In Humulus lupulus chromosome 6, drHumLupu1.1, whole genome shotgun sequence, a single genomic region encodes these proteins:
- the LOC133785677 gene encoding uncharacterized protein LOC133785677 — protein sequence MDTLLRHGRKTEIEHEIVHELSQMLDQHNNLVKSFRMARDRFKAKPESTFRLCLLSSRTTDGRQYNMPTSSEVAGLIVGDFSEADFERDVIVEHRTKGIQRITYLHPSFMSMTYPLIHPYGEDGYRLGIPLRDVTESSFKRQKLTMRQHYCFRLQQRLNEGHTLLRSGRLLQQYIVDSYMAIEEERFRWIRNNQKKLRSDLFSGLMDAIHRGDSDCSKVGKSIILPSSHTGGPRYRVQNYQDSMAICIYTIEFQKRGLPHANILLFLHSTLKNPSADHIDNIISAEIPDLNVDPDGYNAVNKFMIHGPCGKLNSNSPCMMQDRCTKHFPKKFNDQTTIDTDGFPIYKRRNTGIHVEKKGVLLDNRYVVPYHRNLVVKFDAHINVEVCNYSRSVKYLFKYVHKGSDRTTATMESIDTAKEIDEIKTYLDCRYISATEACWRIFQFDIHYRQPAVERLPFHLPGEHTVIFEENKCVENVVCMPGIEKTKFTQWLEANKNYDDARELTYSDFPISSVWNSKEKTWTRRKNGLAIGRIYFAHPSTGERFYLRMLLNFVKGSTSYESIRTINGVTYPNFKGTCYALGLLDDDKEWIDCLTEAAIWATGKELRHLFVTILIHC from the exons ATGGATACACTACTAAGACATGGGAGGAAGACAGAGATTGAACACGAAATCGTTCATGAATTATCTCAAATGTTGGATCAGCATAATAATTTGGTCAAATCCTTTAGAATGGCAAGGGATAGATTCAAAGCAAAACCAGAATCTACGTTTCGTTTATGCCTCCTAAGTAGCAGGACAACAGATGGTCGTCAATACAATATGCCGACATCATCTGAAGTAGCAGGCTTAATAGTTGGTGATTTTAGTGAAGCGGACTTCGAACGTGACGTTATTGTGGAGCACCGAACTAAAGGAATTCAGAGAATCACATATTTGCATCCAAGTTTCATGTCTATGACGTACCCATTAATACACCCTTATGGTGAAGATGGATATAGACTTGGCATACCTTTGAGAGACGTAACTGAAAGCTCTTTTAAAAGGCAAAAGTTGACAATGAGGCAACATTATTGCTTTAGGTTGCAGCAAAGATTAAATGAGGGTCATACTCTTCTTCGATCTGGTAGACTACTGCAACAATATATAGTTGATTCTTACATGGCAATTGAAGAAGAAAGATTTCGTTGGATACGAAATAACCAAAAAAAACTCAGATCAGACCTTTTTTCTGGTTTAATGGACGCTATTCATCGTGGTGATTCAGATTGCTCAAAAGTGGGGAAATCAATTATTTTGCCTTCGTCACACACTGGGGGACCACGATATAGAGTACAAAATTATCAAGATTCTATGGCAATTT GTATATACACAATTGAGTTCCAAAAAAGAGGACTGCCTCATGCAAACATACTACTTTTCTTGCATTCGACATTGAAAAATCCTTCAGCAGACCATATTGATAATATAATAAGCGCGGAAATCCCGGACTTAAATGTTGATCCTGATGGTTATAATGCCGTCAATAAATTTATGATTCATGGACCTTGTGGAAAACTTAATTCAAACTCTCCATGTATGATGCAAGATAGGTGCACAAAACATTTTCCAAAAAAATTCAATGATCAAACCACCATCGACACAGATGGCTTTCCAATCTACAAAAGGAGAAATACAGGTATTCATGTCGAAAAGAAAGGTGTCCTTTTAGATAATCGATATGTAGTCCCTTATCACAGGAATTTGGTTGTCAAATTTGATGCACATATTAATGTCGAGGTTTGCAATTACTCTAGATCAGTCAAATACCTTTTCAAATATGTTCATAAAGGGTCTGACAGAACTACTGCAACAATGGAATCTATTGACACTGCCAAAGAAATAGATGAGATAAAAACATATTTGGATTGCAGATATATCTCAGCAACTGAAGCTTGCTGGAGAATATTCCAATTTGACATACATTACAGACAGCCAGCAGTTGAAAGATTACCATTCCATTTACCTGGAGAGCACACAGTAATATTCGAAGAAAACAAATGTGTTGAAAATGTTGTTTGCATGCCTGGAATAGAAAAAACAAAGTTCACTCAATGGTTGGAGGCAAACAAGAATTATGATGATGCACGGGAGCTAACTTATTCGGATTTCCCTATAAGTTCGGTTTGGAATTCAAAGGAGAAAACATGGACTAGGAGAAAAAATGGATTGGCAATTGGAAGAATTTACTTCGCGCATCCTTCGACTGGAGAACGCTTCTATTTGAGAATGTTGTTAAATTTTGTCAAAGGGAGCACTTCTTATGAAAGTATTAGAACAATAAATGGGGTGACATATCCTAATTTTAAAGGCACATGCTATGCTTTGGGATTATTAGACGATGATAAAGAGTGGATAGATTGCTTGACTGAAGCTGCAATATGGGCAACTGGAAAAGAATTAAGACATCTTTTCGTCACGATACTCATTCACTGTTAG